From the genome of Papaver somniferum cultivar HN1 unplaced genomic scaffold, ASM357369v1 unplaced-scaffold_10, whole genome shotgun sequence:
CTCGCTATCATATTTGGGAACAAACTTTTAATACCCCAATttttttgggtataccccaatttaacccgttaaaaaataaataaaaaaagactaATTTGCACAAGTTAGATCCTAGGACAATGGGATCTAAGAACATAACTCAGTGGTATCCTATCAACTCCAGGAAGAAGGAAACCAGGGGTTCAATCTCCGTCAACGTAAAGGTTTATCCTAAattagttgtatagtgggttCAGCTAAGTTGAGTCTGGCAGTGGTGCCAGTCCAACTAGCTTGGTTTGGGTAGGGAGCTGATACATAAGGCCCCACGGCTATGACGTGGTCGGCTATGGTGGATTTAAACGAAAAGATTGGACGTGGGTCGGGTTGTAGACCCACTCTTTTGGtgtaataaaacaaaataaatgatAGAAGTACACAGAATTCAAATTCAAACAAGAGAGAGAGACTATTgagtttttctcttttctcttacaCGGTCCGAGTGTGATTTCTATTACCAGAAACCATTTCTAGGGTTTAGATTTTGTAGCAATTCGTGTTTTAGGGGACTCTATTGTTTATGATTTGATTGGTTCTACTGTCCACATTTTCTCAGGTGGTTCTCAGTTCTGaaagttttttttcctttgaGAGAGTAGGAGGATGTCTGCTGGTAAGGAAAATCACACTATTTACATAGGAGGTTTGTCGCCGAAGACGACACAATCCGACATCCACACTGCATTCGTTTGTTTTGGAACCATCAGATTTATTAAGGTATTAATATTATGGCTCCAATTTTTTGAATTTACATTTGATTGTAGTTTTTATGTTTGTGATTTTGTTTAAGAGAAAACTTAGAATgggttcttcaggaaagttagtTATAATGGTCATGTGTGTTGTTGTTTATTATTTGTGTGCAATTGCATACATTGGTTTAGGAATCTATAATTAGGATGAAAATTGTGTGACAAACCCCCACAATTTTTGCAGTTATCTGTTAATTTTAGGTGATCTTTTTTGGTGTGAAGTGGGTGAGAGGGGTGTATGTAACCAGGTCAATTTGCTTCGATTTGTTTGTCAATATCAGCTTAGTAAAAAGTTATGTTAGAGAGCTGGCATGCTGCATTATGCATGTAAATACGTCCAGTTGTTTATGTATTACTACGTATAAAGCTTTTTTACTGCTTCTTTTAGCCTGCCGAATTTTGATCTCATGTGTTGATGCTTGAAAGAGGAAATTGTTGGAACATATAATTTGTAATAGTCTAAAATTGTCTAGACAAGTCTAAAAGATGGATAAACCTAGAGTCATCTAGTCTTGAAAAGTCTAGAAATGTCTGAAGTAAGTTAAGAAATCTCTAGGAAAAGCTAGAGTGAGACATCTCTAAAGAAGTCTGTAACGCGAACAAGTGAAGGTCGGTCCAAATAGTTTATATAAAGAAAAGTCTAGAATGAGTCTAAGGCCGGTATATGTAGCCTATAAATAGACAAGTCCAGTATCATTTGTAATTCAAGCAAGAATATTTATAAGAAAGAGTGAGTGTACAGAGAAAATCTTGCGTCCCTACTAGGAGTTCTAAACAAGCAATGCTAAGGCAACTCTATGCTCGTATACCTCCTGTAGCATTAGTGtctgtttaattttttttcgtATAAATCATCAGATTTATGAAGGCATTATTACTGCTACCATTTTTGGAATGTCCATTTTGATTGTAATGTTTGTGTTTGTGATTTTGTTTAAGAGAAAACATAGAATGGGTTTTTATGAAAAGTTGGATATGGCCTTGTTATTGGAGATTCCTATTTTTGTTTGAATTGATTCTTATTTGTGATCCATACATTATATGAGAAATTGTAGAAATGTCTGCTGGAGTTGATAACTGAAAGAGCATTAAGTAGTTGGAAATTTAATACATCACTACTGTTTTGGGTAGCATATATGTCGAAAATTTTGGTCTTATTTGAAAAATAGTTGACATTTCTTCAGAATTCTGATTAGCGGGATATAATCATGTTGTTGGGTGCTCAATTTTGGTTTTGATCGTTTCTTATTTGTATGCGACTACATGCATTGGTCTAGGAAACTATAACtagggtgaaaattgtttgagaAACCCCAAAATTTTTGCAGTTACCTGTTAtttaggtgtttttttttttcttttcttttatttctggtgTAAAGCACTCAAGTGTGAGGGGTGTATGTAACCAGGTCAATTTGCTTCCATATTATGTCAATTTTAGCTTAGTAAACCTTATATTAGAGAGCTGGAATGCCGCATTCAGTTTGTTTATTTTCACGTTACCTAAATGAGAGATGCTTGTAAACAGGTTTGTTTGTTTCCATAATATGTATAAGGCTTTTATCCTTCCAAACTTTGGGGTTATGTGGAGATGCTTGGAAGAAGGAATCCTGTGATACCTACTAGTGATTTTGTATCTACGTCATTTGTTGTTTTTTCTGTATATCAAGCATGGACTCTGTTTATATTAATGTTGGTATCATGGACGGTTCTCTACTTATGGAAGACGAATGCATGGCCGGGTATCGGTACAAAGCTTGCAGCTTTTGTATTGATAATGAGATACTAACTGTTAAGTTTTCTCTCTCTGGCGATTGTGTAGATTATGACGGACAAACATACAGGTCGTCCCCGTGGTTATGCCTTTCTGACTTATGATGATCAAAGTGAAGCAGAAGATGCAATCATGAATATGAATGGCATGGCACTTAATGGTAATGTCCTTAAAGTCAACAAGGCGCACAATAACATGTCTGGAAGTGATTCAGGCTTTGGTAATCGAGGGTATGATCACGGGAGAACTTGCTGTGTTTGTGGAAGTCGTGGCCATTTTTACCGAGAATGTCCTGATCTTGACGGAGATGATGATTGTGATAGCTCCGGAGAGAGTAGCAGCGAGGCTGGTGGCTGTAGAGTTGGTGCTTGCTATAATTGTGGAGAACTTGGTCATTTTGCCCGACAATGTTATATTGGAATTAATCCCACACCTGCAGAGGCAGCAGCACCGTTAAGGAGAGCAAATAATTCTTCGAAGGAGGTAGTTGTTACTGCTCCTCAATTCAAAGACAGTAATGGTGGAAGACAGTGTCCCATGCCTGCAGAGGCAGTACCACCAGTAATATCAGTGGAACCTATCTCAAAAGAGACATCTGACAAGGTGCCTCTTCAAGTGGATAGTGGGAAAATGGCAAGTTCAGAGGTGCCTCCTCGAGTGGCAAGTGGAAAGAAGGGTGATCCCAAGGTGCCTCCCCAAGTGGGTAGTGAAAAAAGGACAGGTCCTGCTGTTATTGGCATCTTCAGTGCTGAAGATTCTGAAGATATGGCTTTGAAGATGGAGAATACTACAATAATCAAGGGATTTCCAGTGCCGAACATATATGCTGCCCTTTACAACACGATATATGAGAAACAAGGGCATATAGCCACGAAAACAGTCATAAAAAATTCCATGACGGCCTTATTTGGTCTAGTGGTTGATCTTTTGGTTGTAATTACCGAAATGCAGGAATCATCTCACCTAGACTTGACTGCACCCTTGGTAAAGCATTGGATGTCAAAAGTATCCACAGCTGAAGCGGTGAAATTTAATGTTGGTTGGCTAAGAACTACAATTGAGGAAATCAAAAATTACAATATCGTTTATTTTTTAGCAAGTACTTCCTTATACAAGCTATCATGCAGAACACATAGTTCTGCAGTTATCTTCTATCTGAATTATGTATTGTTGTTTTCTTAGCCTTCGAGATTGTAGGAGTAATTTGTCCAGTTGGTGTTTCTTGTTGCACTAATTTATGCTGCCTTGCCGTTGGGATTATGTAGTATGTTTGCTTCTCTTTGAAGCTGCTTGTAGTTTTGTACTTTGTTTATACCACTTCTTTGTGGTAGTAGTAGCACATCTTTTTAATAGAATTCTACCTTTCAAGGTAGTTCGAGATGATTTTGAAATAGTAGCATCTAAACTGCAGGAATCTTACCGCTGTTTTGTCAGTGCTAGGGGCGGACCAACAGTCCCTCCACCACAGGATTTTGTAGGGATCGGGTTTTTAAATAATCCGACATTAGTTGGTTTCAATTTGTACAACGTCAGGAAGGAAATGAACTGCAAGTAAAAAGGGggtctcctcctcctccttcctAATGACCCATTTCTAGATTACAACACTATTCTATTACCCGGTCTTGCCACGAATAATAGAACAAGAAGTGAGGTTGTCGTGGGACTGGGATGGCAGCTGAACTGATACTGCACCAGGCCCGACCGACGGAAGGAGTCTACCCAGGGTACGATAGGATAAGAATATACCGATAAGCTTGACAAAACACTTTGAATCAAAATCAAACGCTGCCCTTTGGATAAGAATGTCCTCTTATAGTTGTTAATTTTTGATAAAAAGGTTAAATAATATTCTTCGAAGCAGTCTTAAATTTGCTGCCAAGTGGCATACCAACGTAGTTCATTGGAAAATGagttaaagaacaacaaaacaaCTCTGCACACAATTCCCAATTATGCATTTGACCTAAGCCAATTATAGTGCTCTTTCTGAAATTTACCTGAAAACCATAAATAAGATCCTCTTCCGTCGCTTTTTTAATCATCAAAGACAAGACCTCAGCAACTAAAATGAACAAAAAGGGGTCACCTATCCTTAAACCTTTATAGCTTTCAAAGAGGTCAGTTGCTTCACCTTTCTGTAAAATAACAAACCTAGGATTCGTGAAACTaacgaaagaaaataaaatacacgCTTGTGAAACGGGACTAATAAAAAATCAAGGAACAAACTGATCACTAACCACAACACAAGCTCGCGAGGCGTAGTTGACAAGAAACACGTAACGCGTACTGTACGTCCATTGGTTTAACAACGTTAATTAGACTCATATATTAGACTAATAAAAGGTTTGAGATTTAGAATTGTTAGTAACTAGTAACTACCAACTAAAACTAGcataaaatttcaaaaaatataacaaaaataaattaaaactaTGTGGAATCTAATTTAGTTGTGCTCGTATaaagttttcaatagtttgagaTTTAgtgttccttttctttttttgatgtcCTAGACTAGTGGTCTGTAGACTACATCCACTCCTTAAATTAGAGTGGATTTCAACAATTACAAGGTTTATCTCCGCAGTGTGAgggagcatgccaaccaccaGACCACTTAGTGAATGGTAGAACTAGTGTTCTTCAAAATGTAATTAAACATAACTTAATAACCAAGAAAAGAATAAAGCATCACGTTCCCTAATCAGTAGtcggatttttattttttgaccaAAGTGTCAAGTAAAATAAAACTAATCCCACGAAACAGTTTGATTTCAACAACAATAACGTTGGAGAAGGATTTTAATGAGTTTTTCTATGTGATTCGAAGTTATATTAAGTATTAGTTTTAAAGTGTTAGAGAAGATTTTATTTATGTGAGTCTAAGTTATATTagagaaaattttatttatgataCTCCGGTCTTAAGAAATGTTATCGTAATTAGAAATGTTATCGCAATTAGAAATGCTAGAGTCTTAAGAAATTGGTCTAAGGTTTTTGATGCCTAAAAAAGTTACTAGTTATCACCTTCGTAAGATACACCAATTTTCTTTTatcaatgtaatcttttattaaATCCGTGTTTATTCTCTCCTCCCTCTTATCAGATCCTACAAATAAGAAATTCTTTTTTGAATCGATGGATCCATGAGAAACTATTTCGGTATGTAAACTAAATGACCTCCTATTTTGTCATGTTAATTATCTTTGTCCTCCAATGAGCGAACACATAAATGCAAACTTTCAGAGTGGAAAAGGGGGAAATCTCCCTGTAGCGTTGCAGTTGGCAAGATTGTGAAGGGGGCACCCCCTGTAGTGTCTACAACATGGATATGGTGTGAGTATCCGAGTTAATGTT
Proteins encoded in this window:
- the LOC113326002 gene encoding serine/arginine-rich splicing factor RS2Z33-like, which encodes MSAGKENHTIYIGGLSPKTTQSDIHTAFVCFGTIRFIKIMTDKHTGRPRGYAFLTYDDQSEAEDAIMNMNGMALNGNVLKVNKAHNNMSGSDSGFGNRGYDHGRTCCVCGSRGHFYRECPDLDGDDDCDSSGESSSEAGGCRVGACYNCGELGHFARQCYIGINPTPAEAAAPLRRANNSSKEVVVTAPQFKDSNGGRQCPMPAEAVPPVISVEPISKETSDKVPLQVDSGKMASSEVPPRVASGKKGDPKVPPQVGSEKRTGPAVIGIFSAEDSEDMALKMENTTIIKGFPVPNIYAALYNTIYEKQGHIATKTVIKNSMTALFGLVVDLLVVITEMQESSHLDLTAPLVKHWMSKVSTAEAVKFNVGWLRTTIEEIKNYNIVYFLASTSLYKLSCRTHSSAVIFYLNYVLLFS